From a region of the Thiorhodovibrio winogradskyi genome:
- the lepA gene encoding translation elongation factor 4, which translates to MAELKAIRNFSIIAHIDHGKSTIADRFIQHCGSLTDREMSEQVLDSMDLERERGITIKAQSVTLDYPARDGQIYELNFIDTPGHVDFSYEVSRSLAACEGALLVVDAAQGVEAQSVANCYTAIDLGLEVLPVLNKIDLPSAEPERVIKEIEEIIGLDAGEALHVSAKTGLGIPDLLEMLVAKVPPPQGDRSAPLQALIIDSWFDSYVGVVSLIRVMHGSITKRQKIQVMSTGRVYQADNLGVFTPKKLERERLEAGEVGYLISGIKEIDGAPVGDTITSPERPAPERLPGFREIRPRVFAGLYPVMSDDYEDLRDALRKLRLNDSALFYEPETSQALGFGFRCGFLGMLHMEILQERLEREYDLDLITTAPTVVYEVELNDGEIIKVDNPANLPETSKVREIREPIIEAHILVPQDLLGGVISLCIEKRGVQKQIQFLGGQVQATFDLPLNEVVLDFFDRLKSVSRGYASFEYEWKRFQSADLVKLEVLINSEKVDALSLIVHRDHSQQRGRDLTERMKEVIPRQMFEVAIQAAIGSKIIARSTVKALRKNVTAKCYGGDATRKRKLLEKQKAGKRRMKQVGRVEIPQDAFLAVLKAGKDN; encoded by the coding sequence ATGGCAGAACTCAAGGCAATCCGCAATTTCTCGATTATTGCCCATATCGATCATGGCAAATCGACCATCGCGGACCGTTTCATTCAGCATTGCGGCTCGCTCACGGATCGGGAAATGTCGGAGCAAGTCCTCGATTCCATGGATCTCGAGCGCGAGCGCGGCATTACCATCAAGGCGCAAAGCGTGACCCTGGATTATCCGGCGCGCGATGGCCAGATCTATGAGCTGAACTTTATCGACACACCAGGGCACGTGGACTTCTCCTACGAGGTTTCGCGCTCGCTTGCCGCCTGCGAGGGCGCGCTGCTGGTGGTGGATGCCGCCCAGGGTGTGGAGGCCCAGAGCGTCGCCAACTGCTACACGGCCATTGATCTTGGCCTCGAAGTGCTGCCGGTGCTGAACAAAATCGATCTGCCCTCGGCCGAGCCCGAGCGGGTGATCAAGGAGATCGAGGAAATCATCGGCCTGGATGCCGGGGAAGCGCTGCATGTGAGCGCCAAGACCGGCCTCGGCATCCCGGACCTGCTTGAAATGCTGGTGGCCAAGGTGCCGCCGCCCCAGGGCGACCGCTCGGCCCCACTGCAGGCGCTGATCATCGACTCTTGGTTCGATTCCTATGTTGGCGTGGTGTCCCTGATTCGGGTGATGCATGGCAGCATCACCAAACGCCAAAAAATTCAGGTAATGAGCACCGGGCGCGTCTATCAGGCCGATAATCTTGGGGTCTTCACGCCCAAGAAGCTCGAGCGCGAACGGCTTGAAGCAGGCGAGGTCGGTTATCTGATCTCCGGTATCAAGGAGATCGACGGCGCGCCCGTTGGCGACACCATTACGTCGCCCGAGCGCCCGGCGCCCGAGCGACTGCCCGGCTTCCGCGAGATTCGCCCGCGCGTGTTTGCCGGGCTTTATCCCGTCATGTCCGATGACTACGAAGACCTGCGCGACGCCCTGCGCAAGTTGCGGCTGAACGACTCGGCGCTCTTCTACGAGCCGGAAACCTCCCAGGCGCTGGGCTTTGGCTTCCGTTGCGGCTTCCTCGGCATGCTGCACATGGAGATTCTGCAGGAGCGCCTGGAGCGGGAATACGATCTCGACCTGATTACCACGGCGCCTACTGTGGTCTACGAGGTTGAACTCAACGACGGCGAGATCATCAAGGTGGATAATCCGGCGAATCTGCCCGAGACCAGCAAGGTGCGGGAGATTCGCGAGCCCATCATCGAGGCGCATATTCTGGTGCCGCAGGATCTGCTCGGCGGCGTGATCAGCCTGTGCATCGAAAAACGCGGGGTGCAGAAGCAGATTCAATTCCTCGGTGGCCAGGTGCAGGCCACCTTTGACCTGCCACTGAATGAAGTGGTGCTGGATTTCTTTGACCGCCTCAAATCCGTCAGCCGCGGCTATGCGTCGTTCGAGTACGAATGGAAGCGCTTCCAGAGCGCTGACCTGGTCAAGCTCGAGGTGCTGATCAACAGCGAGAAGGTCGATGCCCTGTCGCTCATCGTGCATCGCGATCATTCCCAGCAGCGCGGGCGTGATCTGACCGAGCGCATGAAGGAGGTCATCCCCCGGCAAATGTTCGAGGTGGCCATTCAGGCCGCCATTGGCAGCAAAATCATCGCCCGTAGCACGGTCAAGGCCTTGCGCAAGAATGTCACCGCCAAATGCTATGGTGGTGACGCGACCCGCAAGCGCAAACTGCTTGAGAAGCAAAAAGCCGGCAAAAGGCGCATGAAGCAAGTCGGGCGGGTGGAAATTCCGCAGGACGCCTTTCTTGCGGTACTCAAGGCTGGCAAGGATAATTAA